TCCGCTCCCTCTCTTCGGTCTTCTCCCCCGTCGGCacccttcccgacaagctcctcgtcGGCATCACCCGGCTCCGAGCGGCCGCCACCCCGGACGACGTCATCCTCTCATCGCCGGAGACGACCACCGCGAGGCACCTGGAGAAGCTCGGGTTCTCGCCGTCCATCGTGGAGCGGTTCCTGCGGCCGTTCCTCGCCGGGATATTCTTCGACCCGGCGCTCGACACGTCGTCCCGCCTCTTCGAGCTCGTGTTCAAGCGCCTCGCCCTTGGTGACAACGCCCTGCCGGAGGCCGGCATCGGCGCCATCGCCGGGCAGCTCGCGGACCGCCTCCCCGCGGGCTCCGTTCGCCTcaacgcccgcgccgccgccatcgacccGTCGTCCGGAGTGACGCTCGACACCGGCGAGACCGTGTCCGGCGAGCTCGGCGTCATCGTCGCGGTCGAGCAGCCGGAAGCCGAGAAGCTCCTGCCGCAGCTACCCGCGAGACCCAAGAACAAGAAGGCGGCCGAGAGGAGCACCGTGTGCCTCTACTTCTCCGCGGACCGCGCGGCGGTGCAAGAACCCGTGCTGCTCCTGAACGGGTCGGGCAAGGGGATCGTGAACAACATGTTCTTCGCGACCAACGTGGCGCCGTCGTACGCGCCGGCGGGGAAGGTGCTGGTGTCTGTGTCGCTCGTGGGCTCCTTCGCCGGCCGGGAGGACGCGGAGCTGACCGGCGAGGTTGTCCGGGAGCTCGGCGGGTGGTTCGGGGCGGGGGAGGTGGCGTCGTGGGCGCACCTGAGGACGTACCGCATCGGCTTCGCGCAGCCGGACCAGACGCCGCCCACGGAGCCAGCGGGGCGGGACCCCAGGGCCGGCGACGGCGTGTACGTGTGCGGCGACCACTGGTGCTCCGCCACGTTCGACGGCGCGATGGTGTCCGGGAGGAGGGCGGCCGAGGCCCTGGCCAAGGATGGGGGGCTGTCCCAATCCTTGAGCTGAGGAAAATAGCTTCTGTGCGCGAGGATTTCCATACTGTTCGAGTGGCAAGGCAAAAGGCACGTCCGAGCACATCTCTGGTTTCTGTAAATGTTAGTTCGAACGGAAATATTTTTTTGTCACGAAACACGTCTCATTATGGTTGTGTTGGGTACttatttctatgacaaaaattatgataaaaatgggcttttcgtcctagacGAGATGACAGCGCACTTGCATAACGTTACTTGGGCGTTCCATGACATAAAAAATCGTGATAGAAGTAAAAGCGAGCTCCGCATCACATGATATGCGGTGGGGTGGTCGGGAAGGGTGGTTTGCGCGTTTTCTCGTATGCATGCGCGTGCAAGCGATCAAGCCCTTCGTATCACTAAACCTGACTGAGCCCTCACATTACTGAACCCCGAACGATCGATGCGAGACTTGATCGTTGCTCGTGCGCAGTAGTTTGCAAGGCCGATCGATCGATGCGAGTCTCTCCCTACCCTGCACCTATGCGCGTGGTGCAAGAAACCTGCATATGTGTGAGTCGTTGTGTGCGATACACGTACAttactttctttctctctctcgcgcgcgtgcGCGCATGACGCTTCACCTGTTCTTAGTATGCGTGAGTGTATCGTTGCGAGGAGCCCCTACGTGCGATACATAGAGTCCAGACCAATCGAGTGTTGCGAGGAACACCCACGCGTGATTCGTACAGTTTGACCTAGTTAGTTGctgcttgctctctctctctcaagagtggTTGGGTAACGGAAATTGATAGGCGCGGACGAGCGCGCACGCTCCCTGTATGCTACCCATTCAATCTTTTGGGATGTGGGCCGTACGTGGTATTGTTGGGCTTGCAGGGCATCTGTACGTCCACACCGTACTAATGAGCTACTTATATACCGAGCTTGGTCTCGGACGGCCGTTTGTTTCTCACGGCGGGTCATCGCCCCTGCCGTTTACGACTGGCGGCACCGTTACACATGGTGGGAAGCGGCGCTTGTTCGGTCCACCGGCGCATGTCGTTTACTTAGCTACCCCTGCTCACTCGATTCCCTAAATTTGACTGAAGAACCGAAGCTACAGCTCATGGCGAACGCCAACCAAGGTGCAGATCTGATCGCCCTGCCTGTATTCCCCTGCCGCCGGTCGCCCTGCCTGTAGTCCCCTGCCCGGATTGCGGCAGGGTAGTGGTGACATACGTCGCCTGCCGCGGTCAGTTCGCCGGCGAGCGCTTCCCCAGTCGATGGCAGCCGGGACGAGGTGGAATGCGATTTCTGCAGGTGGCAGGAAGCCTACGCAGAGCACCTGGCTTCGCTTGGACCGAGGACACCTCCGCTGGCGCAAATCGATCCAGGCCAGCAGCAAATCGCAGCACCAAATGAAGCTGGGCAGCTGCAGGAGGCAATGCTGGGCAGGCGCTGCAAAAGCATTCAAAAATCAAACTACATGAGTACAGTGCTATATCCCGCCCATGGCAGCCTGATGGAGCGATCCGGAGGCTAGCGGCAGCAAGCAGATATGCCTGGAGACTGTGAGCAGGTGGCAAAGATTGGCTCACTTCAAGTAGTGTAGCAGACTTGATGGTGGCTCACAGTAGAAGGGTAGTAACTACAGGCGTTGTTGGGCGGGCGCTCCAAAAGGATTCAAAAATCAAACTATACGTGCACAGTGCTGGGTCCACGCCCATGCTTGGAGAGAAGAGAGGGTGTGCACTGTGCTGTCGGTCACATCTTTTTTTTTTGACCCATGTCATGAACAGAGGACTCATGAGTGTGTGATTCTCAGCAGTACCTTCTAAGGGTTAGCAGCTGTTTTTTTATTGATTAGCACACATAAGATTAATAGGAAGGAAATGTGACAGCAGCATGAAACCTATCTTTCAACAGTACACCCATTTAAGCAAGGGTATCAGGCAAACACAGTACAATTTTTAGGCCAGGCAAATGCAAATGAGCATGCACGATACAAAGCAGAAGGTAAAATTCAGATGCACTTGCGATGCTTGCATATACACGCATCATGGGTTGCCATGGTTAAGACAAGTACAGATTACTAAGCTGATATACACAATACACATCAGGAAAGTGGCATTGATCAACCAGGATACAGGATACAGTAACAAACTGGGTGCTACTTGACAtgctttcgtgcttgcatagatTTATCACTGATCGATAGCAGGATCATGAGTTGTTTGCTCGGCAACATGTACCACAATCTTAGGATTGTTGCAGGTGTTCTTCCGATGACCTCCCACCCCGCAGATTGAGCATTTCGGTTCTCTCCTTTTCTTTTGAAGCGTGTCCCCTCTCTGTGGACAAGTTGTGCTTTTTTGACCAGGGCCACGGCATATAGTGCAGAACCGTGTTCGTTGCAGGGCACTCGCAGAGGCATGTTCGCGCGTTTCCTTTTTTTTGGTTTGCCCTGAAAATATGAATCCATTGCCAAATGTTGTATTGCGTTTCGAGAAAACAGATACAACATTTTGGGTAATGATTTTAATGTCAACTCACCGAGCATCCACAGACTATTTCTTGCATACATTTGATTCTCTCGACGTTCAGCCTACTTTTTCCATATCTTATACCAAAGCCAATCTCCCACGAATATAGATTATAGAAGTCGTATGCTTCTCCCAATGAATCAAAATTGTATCCAACAGTTGGTACCACGACGGTATCTGTTTTCTTCTCCGCGTATCCTCTTAAGGTTTTTTCAAGGGCACATACACTTCCAGCGCATGGTGTGCGCTCAATAGGGGCTCGCCCAATACGAATCCTGCATCATTATTTAACAGATCATTATTTGACAGAAAATGGGTGCCTGATTTGTACTGAAGAATGCAATGCTCACAAGCAACCCATATAGTAGCATTGCTTTAATGTTGAAGATTTCAATTATTCAGACATGGCTTACCACACTGTTTTCAGTGTTTATGACGATCCAAGACAAACTTACGTTTTGCTCATTTTCTCATCAGGATTTCATTGTTCATACACAAGCAACATGGAGGTGCAGGTTTACTTTCAGATTTCTGAAATTATTAAGAATGAAACACAGCCGACTGTAAAAGACATCAGGCTTGATAAGCGACCAAAATGTGAAGCAGAGATTTCTATGACAAAAAGACATCAGGAGATATAAAtgtacctcatgggccccctggagctcctccgacctcaactccaactctatatatttgctttcggggacaaaaaatcagagagaaagattcatcgcgttttacgatacggagccgccgccaagccctaaaacctctcgggagggctgatctggagtccgttcggggctccggagaggggaattcgtcgccatcgtcatcatcaaccatcctccatcaccaatttcatgatgctcaccgccgtgcgtgagtaattccatcgtaggcttgttggacggtgatgggttggatgagatctatcatgtaatcgagttagttttgttagcgtttgatccctagtatccactatgttctgagattgatgttgctatgactttgctatgcttaatgactgtcactagggcccgagtgccatgatttcagatctgaacctattatgttttcatgaatatatgtgagttcttgatcctatcttgcaagtctatagtcacctactatgtgttatgatccggcaaccccgaagtgacaataatcgggaccactcccggtgatgaccatagtttgaggagttcatgtattcactatgtgctaatgctttgttccggtactctattaaaaggagtccttaatatcccttagtttccattaggaccccgctgccacgggagggtaggacaaaagatgtcatgcaagttcttttccataagcacgtatgactatattcggaatacatgcctacattacattgatgaattggagctagttctgtgtcaccctatgttatgattgttacatgatgaaccgcatccggcataattctccatcaccgatccaatgcctacgagcttttcacatattgttcttcgcttatttacttttccgttgctactgttacaatcactacaaaacaccaaaaatattacttttgctactgttacctttgttaccgttaccactactatcatactactttgctactaaatactttgctgcagatattaagttatccaggtgtggttgaattgacaactcaactgctaatacttgagaatattctttggctccccttgtgtcgaatcaataaatttgggttgaatactctaccctcgaaaactgttgcgatcccctatacttgtgggttatcaagactattttctggcgccgttgccggggagcatagctctattctttgagtcatttgggatttatatctgctggtcactatgaagaacttgaaagacgctaagacaacaatttatccctcaactacgaggggaggtaaggaacttccatctagctctgcacttgattcaccttctgttttgagtaagcttgcgacacctaaacctgcttctgctattcgttctgatatgtcgcatgttattgatgatgccacttctgctatgcatgatacttatgatgaaactacttctatgcttgatactactgtgccacttagtgaatttcttgatgaacaaattgctagggctagagagaaagaaattattgaaactgattatattgatgaaagtgatgatgaagacttgcctgttattcctgagggttatgtttttgatagctactttagctattttagcttgcaaagatagatatgaactcaagaggttattagctaaatggaagcagcaatctcttaatgctagaatgaaacctgaccctgcttttgctacttcacctatctgtgttactgataaggattatgaattctctgttgatcctgatataattactttggttgaatctgatccttttcatggctatgaatctgaaactgttgtggcacatcttactaaattaaatgatatagccaccctgttcactaatgatgagagaatctcgctacctttatatccttaaaatatttccgttctcattaaagggtgatgctaagatatggtttaattctcttgatcctggttgtgtgcgtagtccccaggatatgatttattacttctctgctaaatatttccctgctcataagaaacaagctgctttgagggaaatatacaattttgtgcaaattgaagaagagagtctcccacaagcttgggggaggcttctcaagttacttaatgctttgcctgatcatcctcttaagaaaaatgaaatacttgatatcttttataatggactaaccgatgcttccagagattacctggatagttgtgctggttctgttttcagggaaagaacaccggatgaagctgaaattctattgaataatatgttgacaaatgaaaataattggacacttcctgagccagctcctgagccaattcctgagcctattcctaaactaactcctaagaagagaggtgttctatttctcagtcctgaagatatgcaagaggcaaagaaatctatgaaagaaaagggtattaaagctgaagatgttaagaatttaccacctattgaagaaatacatggtcttaatttaccgcctgttgaagaaacatatgatcttaatcctccacctattgaagaaactcatggtcttgataacccgacacaggtagtaaaggtaaattctctctatagatatgataaagctgaaatccctcgtACTAAagttgctagccaatgcttggatgagtttgataactttatggttaagcaagaagatttcaatgcttattttggtagacaattaaaacaaaatgcttatatgattgaacacttgggtgattatatggctaatgttaaaggtgaacttaaactcattagtaaacatgcttctatggttaccactcaagtagaacaagtacttaaagctcaaaatgatttgctcaatgaaatgaatagtaagaaaaatgattatgctgttagagtggctactagaactggtagaatgactcaggaacctttgtatcctgaaggccaccctaagagaattgagcaagattctcagagaaacaatattgatacacctagtccttctaaaaagaagaaaaagaaaaatgataggactttgcatgcttctagtgaacctattgctgaaccacctgagagtCCAAATGGTATATCTATTTCTgatactgaaacacaatctggtaatgaacatgaacctaatgaaaatgttaatgatgatgttcatgatgatgctcaacctagtaatgacaatgatgtagaaattgaacctgctgttgatcttgataacccacaatcaaagaatcaacgttatgataagagagactttgttgctaggaaacatggtaaagaaagggaaccatgggttcagaaacccatgccttttcctcccaaaccatccaagaaaaaggatgatgaggattttgagcgctttgctgaaatgattagacctatctttttgcgtatgcgattaactgatatgctcaaaatgaatccttatgctaagtatatgaaagatattgttactaataaaagaaagataccggaagctgaaatttccaccatgcttgctaattatacttttaagggtggaataccaaagaaacttggagatccaggagtacctactataccatgctccattaaaagaaactatgttaaaactgctttatgtgatcttggagccggtgttagtgttatgcctctctctttatatcgtagacttgatttgaataagttgacacctactgaaatatctttgcaaatggctgataaatcaactgctatacctgtcggtatttgtgaggatgtgcctgttgtggttgcaaacgttactattttaacggactttgttattcttgatattcccgaggacgatagtatgtctattattcttggaagacctttttgaatactgcaggggctgttattgattgcaacaaaggcaatgtcacttttcatgttaatggtaatgagcatacggtacactttccgaggaaacaacctcaagttcatagtatcaattctattggaaaaattccatcgattatttttggaggttttgaatttcctcttcctactgtcaagaagaaatatgatattcttattattggggatgtgcatatccccgttgaggtaacatagtgttattcgaaatttctccggttccatgttattcggaatgagtttgttaacaagacttgatcaaccttgttagtggattccttttgatgagcatgagatggatgaaactagaaggcacaaccttctgtaccctctctctactttctgttatttagttgaaataaagtaaaaatagtattttcctgtctgttttctgatttatccgtgcaatataaaaataccccgaaaataaaagttctccaaatgccctgaaaatggaatatgattttttctagaatatttgagaatatctggcactgagaacaccgcaggaggggcaagcacctggccacgagggtggagggcgcgccctacccccgtgggcgcgccccctgcctcgtgggcccatggtggccccctccacttattcctgcacccacacactccttcttcctcccacaaacaccaatatccagctcaagcacgagttctagctcattttgctgcgattttcgatctccttgctcaaagcacctctcacaaaactgcttggggagattgttccttggtatgtgactccttcattggtccaattagtttttgttctagtgctctattcattgcaaatttgtgctgcctaggtgaccatgttcttgagcttgcatgtcaaatttatatggttccaagtagttctaatgcatgatataggctctaggcacttgtaggagtagttgctatcaattttgttgagcttggttcacttttgtttgaagttactaaaaatttcagaatttttcagaaaataatgaagagatttttgaggggctcatcgagccgaagctcgaaggaaaagcaaagtgaggaagcacataggcccaaatataatttgcctcgcaccgcggaggtccggccgtgtgaatggccttccgatgatttcttgagagaagccgggatttatgatgatttctattcattggctgagaatgctggcctcaccgacttcctcgcGACCaagtcatcagtatctcttactcaccaatacttttgtgcaaaacttctactattttcctaaggaaacacctccttcagtagagtttcatttatatgatgttgttaagaagatgccactagatgaattttgcaaggtttgcaaaataccctttgaaggtaccttagatgaaccacatcgaacagatgtggatgggtttattgacactattactgtaggggaaactaggaaggtttccgatgcaagaatcactagcatacattttcctgttttacgctactttgccatacttgctagtcgttgcttaattggtcgcgaaaactatggaaaccttagtgttcctgatattatcattttgttccatggtttattttccgataacactgttagtatgggcggtattattgctaaacgggtaagtttgaaccgtactaagggtcccatctttggaggtatttatgcttcacgccttgctgcacattataacatacctattaggctctatgagaaagaagaaaaattgctgcccaatgcttatttagattataagagtatggtagcgcattactttatcgttaagaataacgaaggggagcttaaatacaaattgttttttgataaacatcaccctgagactattaccttgcctgctccttccttgtttaatttatctgaaggtctgtatctcgttccgtgggcggccatttacgcttaccggaaccctacaccagccccggagtcggaaccacaatttgagcctccacgacagtctgattacttttgggatccggagatgactgccagccagtggcagttagagtcctcttcatctcagtacgaccccggctacaactacggatatccgccaggccatccttggcaataaaccaatttaggccaaaagcctaaacttgggggagtacgtatttctcaccgacattacatttatattcacaccctcattgctagatgtcggtgctcatactctttcattgtaatatccatgctagtttattttcctttttcttgctttcttcttgtgtgtttgttaaaccttaagaaaaacccaaaaaattagtgtagcttttagttagtttacttttcttgctgtagtagtaataatcaaaaagaaaacccaaaaagatttcttgttctttttttgcttgttgggagc
This region of Triticum aestivum cultivar Chinese Spring chromosome 2D, IWGSC CS RefSeq v2.1, whole genome shotgun sequence genomic DNA includes:
- the LOC123052007 gene encoding coproporphyrinogen III oxidase translates to MATILPCTQSTNAHPHFHQRPHYGHLLHPNARSTRRITISTTPWTTAYTSHTVPRHDSPFLPGLFPPLAATATATPMRVHAARLLVPAPPTPRRHATLRFAVSAAATSANVNQADKQAVIVGGGLAGLAAATHLAALSVPFTLLEASDRVGGRVATDEVDGYLLDRGFQIFLTAYPECQRLLDFQALRLQPFFPGALVYLGAGEGGAPFHLLSDPFRFPIRSLSSVFSPVGTLPDKLLVGITRLRAAATPDDVILSSPETTTARHLEKLGFSPSIVERFLRPFLAGIFFDPALDTSSRLFELVFKRLALGDNALPEAGIGAIAGQLADRLPAGSVRLNARAAAIDPSSGVTLDTGETVSGELGVIVAVEQPEAEKLLPQLPARPKNKKAAERSTVCLYFSADRAAVQEPVLLLNGSGKGIVNNMFFATNVAPSYAPAGKVLVSVSLVGSFAGREDAELTGEVVRELGGWFGAGEVASWAHLRTYRIGFAQPDQTPPTEPAGRDPRAGDGVYVCGDHWCSATFDGAMVSGRRAAEALAKDGGLSQSLS